The Eremothecium gossypii ATCC 10895 chromosome VII, complete sequence nucleotide sequence CAGCGCCTACAATGAGTAGCATGAGAGCAATGAACAGCGGGTTTCTAAGAACAAGCATAAATTCATTCCATCCTAAAACAGCAATTATAGCATAGATCCACATTGGAATATGGGTATGGGACTTGATGGTTGAACGCTTCGCTTCAACCACTGCAACATTGGCAAACCGTTTGAAGTGCTGGATGATTTTCTCCTTCTGGATCGCAGTCAAGATGTGGCCGAATCGTTTTTCGTTGTATAGGCCTTGCTCATCCTGTGCTTCATCCTCATCAGACGCTAATGGAACGTCTGGCACAATCTCGACGCCATCGCAGGATGCGATACTCAAGGTATTGAGCATGTTCAAGGCATGTTCCCTTGCTACTTTAAACCCTGCATCAACTTCCTCCTCGTTTTTCCATAGGCGAGGGACATCGTTTTGATCGTAACGAAACTTACTTTCAAAGCGTTCTCTCAGTATAGAAACCACATTGTCTTCCTTCAAATACTGGTGGATAATATCATACAGAATAGTCCATGCATTTGACCGGATCTTCAGGTATAAAGCATAATTGTCCTCCTCGATGAGGTCGAGCTGGAAGTCGTAAGCGGTACTTTCATCGGTGACATCCCCTAAATTGGGTAGTTTATACTTTAGAACTGAACGGCGGAAAACATCATCAAAGTGGTCCATAACAAGTTGCCAGACGTTATCCTGTGGATGGGAGAGTAAGTGGACAATATCGTCTCTAGTATGTGTGAATTGGTACTTTTTCGCCCTCAATATAATAGCTTTCATCTCCTTACCACGCTCTCTTTCCGCTAGTTCATCTATCTTCTCAAGCAATGCAGACGCATCAGCATCTACCGAAGGGATCAGTTCCAATGCAACGAAGTCTGAGGTTTCCTGCTCGAATACCTGCATCACCCTCTCTTTGCCGACTTTCAACCGCTCGCTCAATGGCTGGCAGGCTGCATTTTGCGCTACAGTGCTCTGGAAAGTCGAGACGAGCGAGTTAAACAACTTCGACATATGGACAGCAatagcatcgctgaactTGGTTTTGATCTTGTCGAGCAATTCACCTCTCTTCTCCAGATAAACTGCCTTCATGTACCTCGAGCCATAATTGTCATATTCCTTGGTGCATTGGTCTTTCAGCTCCTTCATCGATGCCGCAAGTTCGGGGCCAGGCAAGCTAGAGCTCAACTTCGAAAACGCCGTAGAAAAATGCTCAAATGCGTTGTTGGCAATCTCCTCTGTCTTGAAGTTGGCTACAAGTGTCTGTTGTGTAGGAAGGTCCAGATCCTTGTTGTTTTCTATCTGTTCCCAGCAACTGTCAGCATAGAAAGACCACCCGTCCAGCGGCAAGCCCTGATGGTACTTGCCACTCAAGTAGTAGTCCTCGCGTTTCAAATCGGTAAACTTGTCGCCCAGCTTCGCCACGTCGCTGGCAAACTCCTCCGGCTTGAACAACTTATGGCTGAGGCCCGTGAACGCAAAATCAAAGAAGTCGTCCAATGAGCTGCCCTCCGCGCCCGCAGGCTTGTTGAGCTCGCTCCACATAGCCTGCAGCTCGTTTGTCAGGGTCTCTTGCAAGCTCGACAGCGGCGTGAAGCCCGTGAAGTCCCGAACAACAAATAGTAGTAGGATCTTCTGCTTGTCCTTCTTGTGCCCAAAAAGCGACAGGTTTACCTCAAACACGGTCTTTAACAGCCCCATGTTGTTCCCCTGGTACAGACCCACCTGTTGTTCCCACATATTTACAATCAGAACCTCGGAGGTCGCCAGGGCAAACAACGCGGCCTTGCGCTCGAAGTCCTTGTCCTCGCCCCGCTCCGCGCCGTCCGAGCCCTCGACGTCCAGCACAAAGAAGTCCACGCCCTTTCCGGTGTTCGCAGTCGTCTGCACCTCGCGCGTGTGCGCAATCCAGATGCCCTTGGTGGTCTGCTGCCGCTTCACCTGCGCATTCATCGTGTCAAACTTCGTGTTGAACAGCGCATTCAGCAGCGTCGACTTCCCGCTCGATTGCGACCCAAACACTGAGATCACATGGTAGTCCAGCCCCACATCGCGCTCTCCAATACACCGCTTGAAGTACTCCAGTGTCTTTTCATTGAATTGTTTCTGCTCGTCGATCAGTTGGATCGAATCCTGGCACTTGGAAGCTCCGTCCTCTGACATTGCACTTGCTAGTTCGTTCTACTTGCTCCCTGTGTCTCGGCAGCCTGTACTGGTTCGCTAGCTGGTCGTTTCTTGGTGTTGGGACTTGGTTAATGTCTCGGCTGTTTAATTGCTGTCCATAAGGTGGCTTTAAATTCCCAGAAATCACAACGCTACCCTTGTTAACCTCCACAGGTCACAACCACAGAGCGATTGGCGTTTTAGGAGTGATTACAAGCAGCAGATCATGGTTGCAGACGAGAAACTAGCCCCTGTGATGGATCGGTTCACCGAGAAGGTGAAGGAGGGAGAATACTACGAAGCACACCAGACCCTACGGACTGTGGCAAATAGGTACGTACGGGGCAAGAAGTGGCCGCAGGCTATTGACCTCATAACGCATGGAATACACACATTAATGGGCGTGGGACAGTCCTCTTCGGTGGTGGACCTGACCAGATACTTGCTGGAAGTCTACGAACAGGGCAATGTGGAGTGCACGGAAGAGAACGTCGGGAGGCTGGTGAAGATCCTCGTCGGGCTTGAGCTGGAGGACCCGGACCTGCGGGACGTGTGCACCGGGATGAACAATTGGTCGGTGCGGCACGGACGCTACACATACGGAGACCCATACCTGCACTCGGTCATCGGGAAGCGGCTACTCGAGGCGGGGTACCTGGTGGAGGCAGAGCGGTACTTCGTGCTGGGAAACAGAGACTCACTTGAAGAGTACGTTAACTGGCTGTGGGACTGGTACCAGCAACTGCAGCAGCCTGCGGTGGTGGGCGAGTTTCTCGGGCGCCTGGTGTTCGGGTACCTCGGCGTAGGGAACCTCAAGAACGCCTACGATGCATCCGGGCGCTTCCTCGCGCGCTACATCGAGCACGAGGCGCCCAAGCACGAGCGCGTGGAGAAGGGGTACGCCGAGCTGTATCTATTTGAGGAGCACCCGGACCTGAActtcctgcagctgctgctgatcGCGTGCCAGGCCGGCAAGCCAGAGTTCCTCACATCGCTCAAGTCGCAGTACccgcagcaggcgcagaaACACGAGCAGTCCCTGGTACAGCTGGGGAAGGAGTTCTTCAACGTCGCGCCAAAACGCCAAGTGCCCCTGCTACAGGATTTGATGGCAGACTTTTTCGACGGCGCTTAAAGCGGCCCTACTCTGGCTTTCGCTCTGGCTGATATCCGCGCACCAGGATTGGCGTGGCTGCGCACCACAGTGCCTCACAAGCGGCTCTAGGATCTACTTAGTCTGTATAGCAGCACAATATTCGCTATAGATACTTCACAATGGCAGACCTatccagcgcctccagcagTTCCGGCCGCTTggccagctgcagctgcgtcTTGGCCTCCGAGTACGTGAACCAGtggcgctggcgcttgTGCTTTTCGGGGTATTCGTccgccagctcctgcaCCCGCATCTCGTAGAAGTGAAACTCGGAGCGCGGCGGGTGCACagcgccgcccgcgctccAATTCTTGGGCGGCCGCATGTCCTCGATCACCCCTAAGTACCGCACGATCTCCCCAACCACCCCGGCCTCCTCCCAAGTTTCTCGCCTGGCACTGTCCCGGAAGTCAGgctcgtccagctccaCCCCGCCCTTCGGCAGCACCCACTTGTTGCCATTGCTGCCCTGCGCCAGCGACTGTATCATGATCACCTTGGTCTTGTCCTCATTGAGGGCCACGCAGCCGGCTACCAGTCTCGCCCCAGTCAACGCAGAGTAGCGCTGTTTTTCCCGTCCGACCCTAGAGTGGACTGTGCGAACGAATTGCGACATCCTTGCGCGTCTTTGTCGATGAAGCCTGCCCCTGACTGTCTAGCACGCGCGCGAGAACCTACTGGAGAGCTTCCAGAGCATTGTAATGTCGCATCTTGACGGACTGTCAGTGCGTCTGCACTTGACAGGCTTTGAGAGCGGCCCTGGCAGAGTAATTTTGAACGAAGACCCTACCACTGTGCAACCAGTGCCAGCGACTTGCGGTGGTCGTACCAGCAGATGGCGGGTTGTGAGGGTTTTCGAATCGGCTGGTAATGCGTTCCTATGCCGATCGATGGCTTGGTTTGCAACATATCTCgggtcacgtgaccgctGACGAGCGCAATCCGCCCGAAGGCAGCCACCGGTACGAGGCGCGAGGATAGCTGTGCGCGCTGCATTGCCCGGCacgcgcgcgctgctgtGCGCGTGTGTCTTGGAGCCCCCCCGGCGGCGACCGTGGTGCGCGATCTTTGatcgccgccgccgcgggccGCACAAAGgacagcagcagcgtccCCGCCTACCACACGGCCGCACGAGACACACCATGATCAAGTCCACGCTGATCTTCAGAGACGACGGGCTGCCGCTCTGCTCGTCCGTCGACGACGACACGGACCCCTCGCTTGCAGaccagaagaagaaggtcAAGGTGCTCATATCGCGCTTCACGCCGCAGTCCGCCAACGAGGCCACACTGGAGTCTGGCGCGTACGAGATGCACTACGTGCGCCAGCAGTCTGTTGTGTACATTGTCATTGTCGAGCGCGGCTACCCCCGCAACCTCGCCTTTGCATACCTGGCCGACGTGCGCCACGAGTTCGAGCACAGCTACGGCAACGAGTACGTCAAGCCCTCCGTGCGGCCCTACGCATTTGTCTCGTTCGACAACTTCCTGCAGAAAACCAAGAAGATCTACAACGACAAGCGCGTCCAGGGCAACCTCGACCAGCTCAACTCCGACCTACTGGGCGTCAAGCAGATCATGACCAAAAACATTGAGGACCTGTTGTACCGCGGCGACTCGCTCGACCGCATGAGCGATCTCAGCGCCTCGCTCAGGCAGGACTCCAAGAAGTACCGCCGCTCCGCTCAGAAGATCAATTTCGATCTCCTGCTGAGTCAGTACGCCCCGGTCGCCCTCATTGGCCTGTTCTTCCTGTTTCTGGTCTGGTGGCTGGTCTTCCGCTGAGCTACATATGGCCTTTTACGTACCATCATGCGCAGCTTTGACCCTCTAGTACCATCATGCGCTGAGATGCGTCTGGAACTGGTTCTCGAAGAGCCTGAGTTCGGATGACGTAACATGCTGACGTCAGTCTTCTCTGTCCGACATGGTCCCTGGCGCCGCCGGACGCCCCGAATAAGGGGCTTCATCGATAACGTATATAAGGAGGATATCAAAGAAACTTCTCGCTTGGCGCTTTCCTCGTATCGACCGCGTAGTTCTTAGCTGCAGTCGTGCTCCTTCTGGCGGTAGACAGCTACTCAAGAGCAAGATTAGTGATCCAAAGCACATAGGCCAATTAGTAGCAAGTATGAAACTGGACGAACTACTAGGACACTTCAAGTACGAGCGGATCCTGAATTCGAATCCTCAAAATAAGGTTATCTCGATCTTGGGGACGATCGACGGCAAGGATGCGATCCTGACGCTGGAGAAGACGCACTTCACGTTCCAGGCGCAGACGCTGCAGGCGATGGAGGCCGGGGACAGGGACGCGCTGCAGGAAAATGGCGCGCTGACGTGCACACAGAACATCAAGGGACTGAAGGAGGTGTGCAAGAACGACGTGTACTTCTGGGGTGTGTCTGAACTCGAGCAGGACGTGGAGGAGCATCCCGCGGCGAAGGTGAACCTGGTGTGGCCGGCGACGCCGGTGCACATCCGCAAGTTCgaggagcagcaggtgtACATGTGCCGCGAGACGCCGGAGATGTACGAGAAAATCGTCAAGCCGTACATCGACGAGATGACGCAGAACGGGCGGCTGCAGTGGGTTCACAACATCCTGTACAACGGCGCGGAGGCGGAGCGCATAGTGTACAAGGATTTCGTGGAGACGAAGCCCGAGGATGGGATTGTGCTTCTACCGGACATGAAGTGGGATGGTGTGAACCTGGACTCGCTGTATCTAGTTGCCATCGCGTATCGCAACGACGTGCGGTCGCTGCGGGACCTGCGTCCAGAGCATAAGGAGTGGCTCGAGTCCATAGGTAAGAAGATCAGGGCGGTGGTGCCCGGGTGCTACAACTACTCTATCCGTGCCGAGCAGCTGCGTCTGTACGTGCACTACCAGCCCTCATACTACCACTTCCACATCCACATTGTTAACGTCAGACACCCTGGTGTGGGCGCGGACGCAGGCAAGTCGGTGTTGCTCGACGATGTAATTGACCAACTGAACTTCCTGGGGCCAGAGGGATTCGCCAACCGTACCCTGACCTATCCAATTGGAGAAAACCACGACCTTTGGAGCCGCGGTCTAAGAAAGGCTGTTTCTGAGCAGATGGTTGCGGATGGCATCCCTAGACCCCGCACCGCCATGTCCGTCGAGGAGGAGCCTAGCATCCCATGATAAAGAACAGATCATTACTATATATAGTTGTCTCGTGATGCAATATTGACTTCTGGAATTTATGTAGTATATACTCTGTACGATTAAAGGTATTTTCTCTGCTGCATCCTCGTATTGCGCTCGTGTCGACCAAAGCGGACAGGACCGATGGCCACGCCGTACACCTAATGAGTACCACCAGTGCGAAGAGAAGTATCGACTTTGATACCGATAGCGAGACGGAAGTAGATGCCGTGCATATCGACAAACGGCGTAAGAGACGTTTACAGCATGTCCAGCTGCCGACAAACTTAACCGACCCTAGCTCCGAGGGGGGGCCAGGCGACACGTATGCAAACGATGACGAATACCTGACCATGGAGCTGCCCCCAGACGGATCCATCTCGCCGCAGCCCGCTGAGGGCGGGCACAAGGATGAGCCCAAACACGGGGCGCCAGTAGATTTGAGCGCTTCGATGCCTAAAGGTTTCCAAATGATGGCGAAGATGGGCTACAAGACCGGAGGCGTCCTGGGGACAGGCGATGGCCTCTCCAGGGCGCTGCGGCAACCACTGAGCGCAGTGGGCCAGAGAACAAGGACTGGTATCAAACAGCGGCCGCCGCGAGCGGACGGCGAAGGTCATCCAGAGGCCTCCGTCGCCGAGTACCGGGAGTGGCTCCATGACGAGGAGAGCAGGAAGCGGAACGCCGCGGTTTTGGCGCGTATGCAGAAGATTGCGTTTGAACTGACGGGCGACATTGACCTCGTGACATCCACGAGCGATGCTCGCGACTTCAACGTGCTCTGGAGGCGACATGTGATGCGACTGCTCGATCGCTATCACTCACAACCGAGTACTGCGAGCAGTAGCAGTCGCGGGACGCCCAGCCAGGTTGCCGCTAGCGATAGCTTAGCTGCCAATGCGAGTCCCGGCCTTACAGCATCCTCCACCGACGATGCAGGCATCCATGGCGATGCGGGCATCCCCGGTGACAGCGAGATTGAGCTCTTCGAGGACCTAAGCCTCGAAGAGCAGATTGCTCAGCTTCACAACTTTCTCAGAGCAGAACTGCGTTACTGCTTCTACTGTGGGACGAAGTATGCCAACGATGAGGACTTGTATGAGCATTGCCCGGGATTCACAGAAGATGATCATCATTAGTGATACATCATAGTACCACGATGCAGCCCTTTGTATAGCTTCATGTATGCCGTTACTCCTTTTAAGTAGTAGATCCTGTACCTTGAGCTTTCTGCCCCGTAAAGTTCACCGGACAGTGTAATAATAAGCCGACATTAGCCAGTGCAAAACCAAAGCGCAGAAACTCCTCCATACCAACGGAAGTCGCTAATCTGCCAATGAGCGCCAACCAGCTTAGTAAAGCCGCAACACCGAAGGCTACACCACTAGGCGCAGCGCAAGGGGCGTCATCGACATCACTGCATTCGTTCACCTCTTTTCAACCACAAGATGCATCACATGTCGAACAGAACAAACTACACAGTGTGGCGATATACGAGGACCTCTGCCAATATGAGGAATCACTACAACGTCTGGTGACATCTGTGGATAAATTCCAGCCCGACCTCGAAGCTGCACAGGAACTTATCGAGATTGATTCCAAGTTATATTCCAACCTAGCTCAGCTTCCGAAGTATGACCTCATAGACTCGCAGCTAAAGAAACTGGAAGAGGAGTCAAAGGATATAGACGAACGCACCGCCAAGATTCTCGGTATTCTTGGGGAGTGCTACAATGACCTGAATTC carries:
- the SEY1 gene encoding dynamin-like GTPase SEY1 (Syntenic homolog of Saccharomyces cerevisiae YOR165W (SEY1)), whose protein sequence is MSEDGASKCQDSIQLIDEQKQFNEKTLEYFKRCIGERDVGLDYHVISVFGSQSSGKSTLLNALFNTKFDTMNAQVKRQQTTKGIWIAHTREVQTTANTGKGVDFFVLDVEGSDGAERGEDKDFERKAALFALATSEVLIVNMWEQQVGLYQGNNMGLLKTVFEVNLSLFGHKKDKQKILLLFVVRDFTGFTPLSSLQETLTNELQAMWSELNKPAGAEGSSLDDFFDFAFTGLSHKLFKPEEFASDVAKLGDKFTDLKREDYYLSGKYHQGLPLDGWSFYADSCWEQIENNKDLDLPTQQTLVANFKTEEIANNAFEHFSTAFSKLSSSLPGPELAASMKELKDQCTKEYDNYGSRYMKAVYLEKRGELLDKIKTKFSDAIAVHMSKLFNSLVSTFQSTVAQNAACQPLSERLKVGKERVMQVFEQETSDFVALELIPSVDADASALLEKIDELAERERGKEMKAIILRAKKYQFTHTRDDIVHLLSHPQDNVWQLVMDHFDDVFRRSVLKYKLPNLGDVTDESTAYDFQLDLIEEDNYALYLKIRSNAWTILYDIIHQYLKEDNVVSILRERFESKFRYDQNDVPRLWKNEEEVDAGFKVAREHALNMLNTLSIASCDGVEIVPDVPLASDEDEAQDEQGLYNEKRFGHILTAIQKEKIIQHFKRFANVAVVEAKRSTIKSHTHIPMWIYAIIAVLGWNEFMLVLRNPLFIALMLLIVGAAYTVHRLNLWTPLATFASAAVNETTHAVKAKLRTILLDDEHPKNASSKPVESFEMQDLSVNETKENANES
- the SEC22 gene encoding SNAP receptor SEC22 (Syntenic homolog of Saccharomyces cerevisiae YLR268W (SEC22)) — protein: MIKSTLIFRDDGLPLCSSVDDDTDPSLADQKKKVKVLISRFTPQSANEATLESGAYEMHYVRQQSVVYIVIVERGYPRNLAFAYLADVRHEFEHSYGNEYVKPSVRPYAFVSFDNFLQKTKKIYNDKRVQGNLDQLNSDLLGVKQIMTKNIEDLLYRGDSLDRMSDLSASLRQDSKKYRRSAQKINFDLLLSQYAPVALIGLFFLFLVWWLVFR
- a CDS encoding AGR268Wp (Syntenic homolog of Saccharomyces cerevisiae YLR270W (DCS1) and YOR173W (DCS2)) — protein: MKLDELLGHFKYERILNSNPQNKVISILGTIDGKDAILTLEKTHFTFQAQTLQAMEAGDRDALQENGALTCTQNIKGLKEVCKNDVYFWGVSELEQDVEEHPAAKVNLVWPATPVHIRKFEEQQVYMCRETPEMYEKIVKPYIDEMTQNGRLQWVHNILYNGAEAERIVYKDFVETKPEDGIVLLPDMKWDGVNLDSLYLVAIAYRNDVRSLRDLRPEHKEWLESIGKKIRAVVPGCYNYSIRAEQLRLYVHYQPSYYHFHIHIVNVRHPGVGADAGKSVLLDDVIDQLNFLGPEGFANRTLTYPIGENHDLWSRGLRKAVSEQMVADGIPRPRTAMSVEEEPSIP
- the GET4 gene encoding protein GET4 (Syntenic homolog of Saccharomyces cerevisiae YOR164C (GET4)) is translated as MVADEKLAPVMDRFTEKVKEGEYYEAHQTLRTVANRYVRGKKWPQAIDLITHGIHTLMGVGQSSSVVDLTRYLLEVYEQGNVECTEENVGRLVKILVGLELEDPDLRDVCTGMNNWSVRHGRYTYGDPYLHSVIGKRLLEAGYLVEAERYFVLGNRDSLEEYVNWLWDWYQQLQQPAVVGEFLGRLVFGYLGVGNLKNAYDASGRFLARYIEHEAPKHERVEKGYAELYLFEEHPDLNFLQLLLIACQAGKPEFLTSLKSQYPQQAQKHEQSLVQLGKEFFNVAPKRQVPLLQDLMADFFDGA
- the DDP1 gene encoding polyphosphatase DDP1 (Syntenic homolog of Saccharomyces cerevisiae YOR163W (DDP1)), translated to MSQFVRTVHSRVGREKQRYSALTGARLVAGCVALNEDKTKVIMIQSLAQGSNGNKWVLPKGGVELDEPDFRDSARRETWEEAGVVGEIVRYLGVIEDMRPPKNWSAGGAVHPPRSEFHFYEMRVQELADEYPEKHKRQRHWFTYSEAKTQLQLAKRPELLEALDRSAIVKYL
- the CMG1 gene encoding Cmg1p (Syntenic homolog of Saccharomyces cerevisiae YLR271W), which produces MSTTSAKRSIDFDTDSETEVDAVHIDKRRKRRLQHVQLPTNLTDPSSEGGPGDTYANDDEYLTMELPPDGSISPQPAEGGHKDEPKHGAPVDLSASMPKGFQMMAKMGYKTGGVLGTGDGLSRALRQPLSAVGQRTRTGIKQRPPRADGEGHPEASVAEYREWLHDEESRKRNAAVLARMQKIAFELTGDIDLVTSTSDARDFNVLWRRHVMRLLDRYHSQPSTASSSSRGTPSQVAASDSLAANASPGLTASSTDDAGIHGDAGIPGDSEIELFEDLSLEEQIAQLHNFLRAELRYCFYCGTKYANDEDLYEHCPGFTEDDHH